A genomic stretch from Streptomyces venezuelae ATCC 10712 includes:
- a CDS encoding MDR family MFS transporter, with translation MPSNESPQQPTPPSPSTPDPAPARSSTSRLVPSSFRDLPSVVWTIFAGTIINRLGYLVTPFLVFFLASRGVTGSDTSYVLGALGAGNLLGPAVGGILADRIGRRPTMLIGLIGASAAQGALFLAPGVWTMAAAALLISAAGSTVSPAAYALLADAVDSERRQRAYALFGWGVNIGTAVAGILGGYLAAHGYWLLFAVDAGSMLVYALVVAVRLPEPRRTASPRKTSGRKDGIGYGVVLRDRLALILLPLFGIQLFVYSLTEVALPLAIHDSGLSPAVYGAMAAVNAILVVALQPFATAWLARFPQLAVQGAGGTLIAAGVALTGVADGIAGYTVSVVVWSLGEVVVAGIAAGVVANLAPAHARGRYQGAYSWTWGTARFAALTLGVAVYTTLGPSVLWWTALVAGTTTAVATVALTPRVTARTAHELAV, from the coding sequence ATGCCGTCGAACGAATCCCCCCAGCAGCCGACACCGCCCTCTCCTTCCACCCCTGATCCCGCTCCCGCCCGCTCATCGACCTCCCGCCTGGTCCCGTCCTCGTTCCGGGACCTGCCGTCCGTGGTCTGGACGATCTTCGCGGGAACGATCATCAACAGGCTGGGCTATCTCGTCACGCCGTTCCTGGTCTTCTTCCTCGCCTCACGCGGGGTGACCGGCTCCGACACTTCGTACGTCCTCGGTGCCCTCGGTGCCGGCAACCTCCTCGGCCCTGCCGTAGGCGGCATCCTGGCCGACCGCATCGGGCGCCGCCCGACGATGCTGATCGGCCTGATCGGGGCCTCGGCGGCGCAGGGCGCACTGTTCCTCGCGCCTGGCGTGTGGACGATGGCCGCGGCGGCGCTGCTGATCAGCGCGGCGGGCAGCACGGTCTCCCCGGCGGCGTACGCCCTGCTCGCGGACGCCGTGGACAGCGAGCGCCGCCAGCGTGCGTACGCCCTGTTCGGCTGGGGAGTGAACATCGGGACGGCCGTGGCGGGCATCCTCGGCGGCTACCTCGCCGCGCACGGCTACTGGCTGCTGTTCGCCGTCGACGCGGGCTCGATGCTCGTGTACGCCTTGGTCGTCGCGGTCCGCCTGCCGGAACCGCGACGTACGGCGAGCCCGCGGAAGACGAGCGGGAGGAAGGACGGCATCGGGTACGGAGTGGTCCTCCGCGACCGCCTGGCGCTGATCCTGCTGCCGCTGTTCGGGATCCAGTTGTTCGTGTACTCGCTGACCGAGGTCGCCCTGCCGCTCGCGATCCACGACAGCGGGCTGTCGCCTGCGGTGTACGGGGCGATGGCGGCGGTGAACGCGATCCTGGTGGTGGCACTCCAGCCCTTCGCGACGGCCTGGCTGGCCCGCTTCCCGCAACTGGCCGTACAGGGCGCGGGCGGCACACTGATCGCGGCCGGCGTCGCGCTCACGGGCGTGGCGGACGGAATCGCCGGCTACACGGTGTCGGTCGTGGTCTGGTCGCTGGGCGAGGTCGTGGTCGCGGGCATCGCGGCAGGCGTGGTGGCCAACCTGGCCCCGGCCCACGCCCGGGGCCGCTACCAGGGCGCCTACAGCTGGACCTGGGGCACGGCCCGCTTCGCGGCCCTCACCCTGGGCGTGGCCGTCTACACGACCCTGGGCCCGTCGGTCCTCTGGTGGACGGCCCTGGTGGCGGGCACGACGACCGCGGTGGCGACGGTGGCCCTGACGCCCCGGGTGACGGCCCGCACGGCCCACGAACTGGCGGTATGA
- a CDS encoding DUF4287 domain-containing protein has product MSENVVKGPASYFPSIEKKYGRPVSEWQGLIRASPLAKHMELVSWLKDEYGLGHGHANALVAHTLAEGK; this is encoded by the coding sequence ATGTCCGAGAACGTCGTCAAGGGTCCCGCCAGTTACTTCCCCTCCATCGAGAAGAAGTACGGCCGGCCCGTCTCCGAGTGGCAGGGGCTCATCCGGGCCTCGCCGCTCGCCAAGCACATGGAGCTGGTCTCCTGGCTGAAGGACGAGTACGGGCTGGGGCACGGGCACGCCAACGCGCTCGTCGCCCACACCCTCGCCGAGGGGAAGTGA